Proteins encoded in a region of the Arvicanthis niloticus isolate mArvNil1 chromosome 16, mArvNil1.pat.X, whole genome shotgun sequence genome:
- the LOC117721832 gene encoding mucosal pentraxin: MEKVIAGVLFLSVFSGSVSQSDMKGKAFIFPRESSTAYVSLIPQVQKSLKNFTLCLKAFTDLTRPYSIFSYNTKTKDNEILLFVENLGEYMFYVGNSVAIFKAPTSLYDPVHICVSWESGSGIAEFWLNGKPLGRKGLKKGYTVGGEAKIILGQEQDSFGGRFDVKQSFVGEIWDVSLWDYVVPLEEVHDSCNNGNLINWQALIYEDNGYVVTKPRLWT, encoded by the exons ATGGAGAAGGTTATTGCAGGTGTCCTGTTTCTCTCGGTTTTTTCAGGAAGTGTATCACAATCAG ACATGAAGGGAAAGGCATTTATTTTTCCTCGAGAATCATCCACTGCCTATGTGTCCCTGATACCGCAGGTGCAGAAGTCACTGAAAAACTTCACCCTGTGTCTGAAGGCCTTCACAGATCTGACCCGCCCTTACAGCATCTTCTCCTATAACACAAAAACCAAGGACAATGAGATTCTTCTCTTTGTGGAAAATTTAGGAGAATACATGTTTTATGTTGGGAATTCGGTAGCCATTTTCAAAGCACCCACAAGTCTTTATGATCCAGTCCATATCTGTGTGAGCTGGGAATCTGGCTCTGGGATTGCAGAATTCTGGCTGAATGGAAAGccactggggaggaaaggcttgAAGAAGGGGTACACTGTGGGGGGTGAGGCAAAGATCATTCTAGGACAAGAGCAAGATTCCTTTGGGGGACGTTTTGATGTAAAACAATCCTTTGTTGGGGAGATATGGGATGTTTCCTTGTGGGACTATGTGGTCCCCTTAGAAGAGGTACATGACAGCTGTAACAATGGCAACCTTATAAACTGGCAAGCTCTTATTTATGAAGACAATGGCTATGTGGTGACTAAGCCCAGACTGTGGACTTAA